Genomic DNA from Candidatus Sphingomonas phytovorans:
GAACAATAAAGGTTTGTCGATCAGGTCGCGCGGAGACTCGATCGGGTTGCGGGCCAACCAGTCGGCGCCGCAGACGACCACCGCGCGCTCGCCGAACAGGTGCAGATGCGACGCATCCGGCCAGTCGGGCTGGCCGAAATGGATCGCCCCATCGAACCCCTCTTCCTTCAGGTCGAACGGAAAGGAGCGCGCCGCGAAATTGACCGTCATCTCCGGGTGGCGGGCTGACAAGCCCGGCAGACGCGGCGCGAGCCAGCGCATGCCGAAGCTCGGCAGTGTCGCGATGAGCAGCGTCCGCCCGGCGCCGTTCGCGAACTGGTCGGTCGCCAGCCGAATACGATCCAGCGCAGGCCTGACTTCATCGGCATAGGCACGGCCGGCCGCGTTGAGGGTGATCCGGCGCCCATGACGATCGAACAGGCTCGTCTGCAGCCACTCCTCCAGCAGCGCGATTTGCCGGCTGACGGCGCTTTGCGTGAGGCCGATATGCTCAGCCGCGCGCGAAAAGCTGCCATAGCGCGCGGCCGCCACGAAACTGTTGAGCGCCGCCATCGGTGGGAGAGATCGTCGACTTTCATTCATTCCAATAGCTCATTTGCTGATGACGCAAATCCGTTTTGAATCGTGCTTATCCTACCTCAGATGACTGCACGCCGTTGGCTATGAAGTCGAGGTAATGATGAATCGGTATGAAGATGTCGTGAGCGAACTGGTTGGAGCCATGCTGTCCGAGGACCGGGCTCGATCGGCACAAGATATACTCGAACCGATGGCCGCCGCCACTCCCGGCAGCACGGCCGGGAGCTGGGTTGACGCGACCGATTTCGCGATAGCGCTTAACACGCTGCTGTTCGCCGATCTCCTTGCCCGCGCGCCTACCGGTGCAGCCTATGTCGAGGAAGTAAGCCGGACAGGCCGGCGCGTATGTTTTGACCATGGCGCGCTGCGCACGATCCGCCTGCCGCATGGCGACACCGGTGCCCTGCCGCCCGGCGAGCTGGCGTTCCGTCGCATCCTCGAACCGCTCGGCTATGAGGAAGCCGCAATCTATCCGTTGCCGAAGCTGCGCATGACCGGCCGTGCCTATCGTCATCGCGCGCACCCCGAGACGATTCCCCAGTTCTTTGTCAGCGAACTCGATGTTGATCAATTCGACGCCGGGTTCATTGCCGCGGCCCGGCGCGTCTTCGGCAGTTCGCGTGATCCGATCGACAGCGATACGGCGGCGGCGCTGGCGCGGCTCGGTCATGGAGAGGTGCTGGAGCGGCATGTCGCCCTACGGGCGCTGCGCCGGGTGCTCGGCGCGTTTGCCCGTCAGCATGACCGGCCGATGCTGACGGATTATGAGATCCTCAGGCGTTCGTCGGCGGAGGCGGCGTGGATTGCAACGGAAGGCAATGCCTTCAACCACGCGACCGACCGGGTCGCGGATGTGGTCGCGTTGGCCGAGACTCAGCGAGCGCTGGGCCGGCCGATCAAGGACGGCGTCGAGTTCTCAGCTACGGGTCGGGTGCGCCAGACGGCATTCCGCGCCGATCCGGTCGAGCGCTCGTTCGGGATGCCCTCCGGCCCGGATCATATCCTGTCCGTGCCCGGATCATTCTACGAATTCATCACGCGCGACGTGGACCCTGCGACCGGCGCGCTCGATTTGTCGTTCGACAGCAGCAACGCCACCGGCATCTTCGGCATGACTAGGGCGGCATGACCGACGCGGATGCACTCTTGCTGAGCGCGCTCGCCGGGATCGTCGGTGAGGCGCAGGTGCTGACCGAGCCGTCCGATCTGGTCGCGTACCGTATTGACGGTCGCGGCGGAGGCGGCGGCGAGCCGATCGCGGTCGTCCGGCCGGACGATGCCGATCAGGTATCGGCGCTTGTCCGGCTGGCAGCCAGCGCCGGCATCCGTCTCGTCGTTGCTGGTGGCCGCACCGGCCTGACCGGTGCCGCCCTGCCCCCCGAACAGGGGCGCTGCCTAGTAGTCAGCCTGGAGCGGCTCGCGCGCCATATCGAGATCGATCCCATGAACCGCACGGCAACGATCGACGCCGGCGTCCGTCTCTCGGTGCTCAATGCCGCCGCTGCCGAGCACGGACTGAACTTCCCGATCGATCTTGGCGCTGACCCGGTGATCGGTGGCATGATTGCCAACAATACGGGTGGCGCCCGCCTGCTACGCTATGGTGATGTACGCGCGAACCTCCTGTCGGTGGAGGTTGTCCGTGCCGATTCCGGCGGGACGCGTATCGCGCTGGGTGCTCCGTTGAGGAAGAACAACACCGGGCTCGATCTCAAGCAATTGCTGGTCGGTGGCGGTGGTTCGACCGGGGTCGTGACGCGTGCCACCGTCGCCTTGCATCCCGTCCCCGTCACCCGGCTGACTGCGCTGCTGGCGCTCGAAGATCCTCATGCCACGCTGCCGCTGCTGATCGCGCTCGAGCGCGACTTCGGCGCCTTGCTGTCGGCGTTCGAGGGAATGAGCGAAGCGGCGCTCCGTGCCGCCGCCGCTCATGTCCCCGGCCTTCACCTGCCGTTCGGGCGCGTCCCGCCCTATGCCGTGCTGGTCGAGCTCTCGGCAGGCGCAGCCTTCGACGAGGATATGCTGGAGGAGCGTCTCGCCTCGGCGCTCGAACCGTTCATGACTGGGGAGGGGGCTTCCGTATGGGACGCCGCGATCGATCGCCGTGGCCGGCTATGGGCGGTGCGCCATGCGATACCGGAAGGACTGCGTGCCAGGGGTATAGTGGTGGCTTGTGATATCGCGCTGCGCCGGGGCGACGTCATGGCCTTTCGCGATCGCATGGCGGGTCTTCTCGCGCGCCACGCGCCGGGCTTGTTGCCGCATGATTTTGGTCATGTCGGCGATGGTGGGCTCCACTACAATCTCGTCTGGCCCCGCGAGAGCGGCACGCCCGATCCAGCCATGTTCGAGAAAGCGCGTACACTGATCTTCGATACCGCCGTCGAGGCGTTCGGCGGCAGCTTCAGTGCCGAGCACGGCATCGGCCCGCGCAACATCGCCTATTACCCCCGCTACGTCCCCGGGGCGGTGCGCCGCCTCGCCGGAGACGTCCAGCGCATCATGGCCCCGGTCTCGATCGGCCGGGTCGATTTTGGAACGACAGGAGAGGACGCGAAATGAGCGACGCATTGATGGGCGTGTACAATCGGGCGCAACTCGAGGTGGAGCGGGGCGAGGGCGTGTGGCTGCACGCCCGCGACGGACGGACCTTTCTCGATTGCGTGGCAGGCATCGCCACCAACAGTCTGGGCCACGCCCATCCCCGTCTGGTCGCTGCACTGGAGAAGCAGGCGCGCAAGCTGTGGCATGTCTCGAACATCTTCCGCATTCCCGAGCAGGAGGAACTGGCGGCCCGGCTGGTCGACGCGACCTTTGCCGACCAGGTCTTCTTCGGCAATTCGGGGTCGGAGGCGATCGAGTGTTCGCTCAAGACCGCACGCCGCTATCACGCGGTCAATGGTGCGCCTGAACGGATCGACGTCATCGGCTTCGCCGGCTCGTTCCATGGCCGGACCTATGCAGCGGTGAATGCGTCGGGCAACGCCGCGTATCTCGACGGCTTCGGGCCGCGTCTTCCCGGCTATGTCCAACTCACGATCGACGACCGCAAGGCGATCGAGGAAGCGGTCCGACGGCCGACTGCTGCGGCGGTGATCGTCGAGCCGGTACAGGGCGAAGGCGGTGCGCGGGCGCTCGACGGCGAGTGGTTGTTGTGGCTACGCCGGCTGTGCAGCGCCAACGGCGTCCTGTTGATCTTCGACGAGGTGCAAAGCGGCATGGGTCGTACCGGCCGGCTGTTCGCTCACCAATGGTTCGACGGCGCAGCGCCCGACATCATGGCCGTTGCCAAGGCGCTCGGCGGCGGGTTCCCGATCGGCGCCTGTCTCGCCACGGCGGAGGCAGCCAAGGGAATGACCGCAGGTACGCACGGATCGACCTTCGGTGGCAATCCGCTGGCGATGGCGGTCGGCATTGCCGCCTTCGACGAGATTGCCCGCGAGGAGACCCTTGCCAATGCTCGGGACGTGTCGGACCGGCTGCTGAATGGATTGCGCGATCTCGTGGCTCGTTTTCCCGACGTGGCCGTCGACGTGCGCGGCAAGGGGCTGCTGATCGGGGTCAAGATGCTGCCGAACAACCGCGACATGATGGCGCTAGCCCGTGATCATGGTCTGCTGGTGGCCGGTGGCGGTGACAATTGCATCCGGCTGCTCCCGCCGCTCATCATCACCACAGAAGAGGCCAACGAGGTGCTGCACCGGATCGAAGCGACCTTCGCGGCCGCGCGCTCCCGCTTCGCCGCCGCTGCCTGATGTTGTTCGTCCGACCCGCCGGGCCGGCGGATATCGACGCGCTGATGGAACTCGCATTCCTCTCGGGACGCGGTTTTACCAGCCTGCCCGAGCATCGGCCCACGCTGGCGCAGCGGCTCGCCCTGTCCGAGCGCAGTTTCGCTGGCGCGGTGCTGCCGGAAGAGGCCTGGTACGTGTTGATGCTCGAGGACAGCGACACCGGTCGCATCGAGGGCGTCGCCGGGGTCAGAGGCGGGGTCGGCATCCAGCGTCCGCATTTCTCGTTTCGGGTGATGACGCTTGCCCAATATTCGTCGGCGACCCAGACTCGCTTCGATCATCAGGCGCTCGTGCTGGTCAACGAGAGTGGCGGCTGCTCCGAGGTTGGGTCGCTGTTCCTGCGTCCCGGCAAACGGCAGAGCGGCGCCGGATCGCTGCTCGCACGGTCGCGCTACATGCTGATCGCGACCGCGCGGAATCGTTTTGCAGACACGATCATGGCCGAACTGCGCGGCTGGTTCGACGAGAATGACGCCAGCCCGTTCTGGGAAGGCATTGCCCGCAAGTTCTTCCGCCTGCCGTTCGAGGAGGCGGACCGGATGATCACCCTGACCGATGGCCAGTTCATCCTCGATCTCGCGCCGCGCCATCCGATCTACCTCGAACTGGTCGATGCGTCGGCACGCGAGGCTATCGGTGCGGTGCATCGTCAAGGCGAAGCAGCGCTGCGGATGTTGGAGCGCGAGGGCTTCTCCCGTTCGGGACTGGTCGACATCTTCGACGGCGGACCGACCGTCACCTGCGCGCGTGACGACATCGTGACCATCCGCGACGGTGCCCGGCTGACCGGGCGCATCGGTGCTGTGGCGAGCGGTACGCAGATGCTGGTGGCATCGCCGGATCTTGCCGGCTTCCGTGCGATCCGCACCCTTGCCGAGCAGCGATGCGACGAACTGCTGCTGTCCGAGGAGGACGCCCGCCTGCTGGGCTTACGGGACGGCGATCCCCTTTATGCGAGCAAGTGACATGACGATGCGATCCATCGACCCCTCCTGTGGTGAGATCGTCTGGGAAGGTGCTGCGACTAGGCCGGTCGAATGTCGTGCCGCAGTCGCCCGCGCCCGCGCCGCTTTCCCGGGCTGGGCCTGCACGCCGCTGGAAGAACGCATCGTCATCGCCCGTCGGTTCGCCGACCTCCTGCGCGAGGAAGCCGAGGATCTCGCCACATTGATCTCGCGCGAGACCGGCAAGCTGTTGTGGGATAGCCGGGGCGAAGTCGCCGCGATGATCGGCAAGGTCGAAATCTCGATTGCCGCCCAGGCGGAGCGCGCCGGCTCGTGCGAGACGGTAATGCCGTTCGGCCGCTCGGTGCTGCGGCATCGCCCGCATGGCGTGATGGTGGTGCTCGGTCCCTATAATTTCCCCGGCCACCTGCCCAACGGACATATCGTGCCCGCTCTGCTGGCGGGCAATTGCGTGGTGTTCAAGCCGTCCGAGGAAACACCTGCCACCGGCGAACGGATGGCCGGCTTGTGGCAGCGTGCCGGGTTGCCCCGCGATGTGCTGCAGGTCGTTCAGGGCGACCGAGAGAGCGGCGGCGCATTGATCGACGCTGATATCGACGGGTTGCTGTTCACCGGCTCGGCCGAGACCGGGCGCTATTTTCGCCGTGCATTGGTCGACCGGCCATCAGTGATCCTCGCACTGGAACTGGGTGGCAACAATCCGCTGATTGCCTGGGATGGCGATGCAGAGACGGTGGCGAATTTGGTGATCCAATCCGCCTTCATCACCACCGGGCAGCGCTGTTCATGTGTGCGCCGCCTCATGGTGCCGCAGGGCCGGCAGGGCGAGGCGATTGTCGATGCGGTACAGGCGCTGGCGGCGCGGCTGCCGGTGAGCGCGTGGAACGACGGCGTTGACGCTTTCATGGGGCCGTTGATTTCCGCCCGCGCTGCCGCCGCCGCCCGTACTGCCTGTGACGGTCTCTCGGCGCGAGGCGCGAAGATGTTGCTGCCCGCAGGCACGGTCGAGGGGCGTAACTCTGCCTTCATCGCCGCGGGGCTGTTCGATGCGACAGGGGTCGAGCTTCCCGACGCCGAGATATTCGCGCCAGTGCTTCAGGCTACCCGCGTCGTCGATTTCTCCGAGGCGATCGCCCGTGCCAACGCGACAAGTTTCGGCCTGTCGGCGGGACTGATCTCGGCCGATCCCGCGCTATGGGATCGTTTCTCGACCGAAATCCGCGCCGGTGTGGTCAATTGGAACCGGCCGACCACCGGAGCCGCTTCCACGCGACCGTTCGGTGGCCTTGGCGAATCCGGCAACCACCGCCCCAGCGCTTTCTACGCAGCCGATTATTGTGCGTATCCGATGGCCAGCTTCGAGGCAGGGGTGATCGAGGCGCAGCCGATATCCGGCCTCTAGCCGCGACGTCCCCGCTCCATCAAGTCCCCGGCCAAAATGCGAAATGGGCAGTCGGCATCTTGATAAGCCCCGGTCGACGAAACCGCGATGGGAGTGAGGCGCAATGACAGGGTATTTGAGGGACCGGACCAGGGAAATTCTGGGCGACCTGGGTGTGAAGGCTGCCTTGCTGGAGGGCGGATCACTCATCGTCACCTCGCCCATCACCGGCGAGGCGCTGGCCGAACTGACGGTCAATGCAGTCGACGATTGCGACGCGGCGGTCGCGCGTGCGGTGGTGGCGTTTCGGCGATGGCGGCTCGTACCCGCTCCCCGCCGCGGCGAGTTCGTACGGCAGTTGGGCGAGGCGTTGCGTACCCACAAGGAGTCGCTTGGCTGGCTGGTGACGGTCGAAGCCGGCAAGGTCCTGTCCGAAGGACTGGGCGAGGTCCAGGAGATGATCGACATCTGCGACTTCGCGGTGGGCCTGTCGCGTCAGCTTTACGGCCTGACGATGCCGTCGGAACGCGCCGATCACCGGTTGGCCGAGCAATGGCACCCGATCGGCCCGGTCGGCGTCATTTCAGCGTTCAACTTCCCGGTTGCGGTGTGGAGCTGGAACGCCGCGCTGGCGCTGGTCTGCGGCAATTCAGTGGTATGGAAACCATCGGAGAAGACTCCGTTGACCGCGCTTGCGGTGCAGGTGCTTTTCGAACGGGTGGCCACCGGGTTTGGCGAGGACGCGGCAGAGGACCTGTTGCAATTGCTGATCGGCGGGCGAGAGTTGGGCGAGCGGCTTGCCGGAGATCCCGGCATGCCGGTACTGTCGGCTACAGGCTCGACCCGGATGGGCGGCGAAGTCGGGCGCACCGTCGCTGCCCGCTTCGGCCGTGCGATCCTCGAACTAGGCGGCAACAACGCTTCGATCGTTACGCCCTCCGCTGATCTCGACCTTGCCCTTCGGGCGGTCGCTTTCAGCGCGATGGGGACCGCTGGCCAACGCTGCACCACATTGCGTCGCTTGATCGTCCATCATGAGATCGCGGACGATTTCGTCGCCCGGCTGCTCAGGGTCTATGGCGCGGTGGCGGTTGGCGATCCGCTGGCCGGCGACACGCTGGTCGGTCCGTTGATCGACCGTGCCGCATTCGAGGCGATGCAGGCAGCGCTTGATGCGGCGCGAGCTGCCGGTGCGCGGGTTCATTTCGGTGAGCGCCTGCCCATGGGCGAGAACGAGGCCTTCTACGCCCGTCCGGCACTGGTCGAGGCGGATCGGCAGGAAGGGCCGATGCTGCACGAAACCTTCGCCCCGATCCTTTACGTAGTGCGGTATTCGACGCTGGACGAGGCTATCGCATTTCAGAACGACGTGCCGCAGGGCCTGTCCTCCTCGATCTTCTCCACCGACATGCGGGAGGTCGAGATATTCATGTCGGCCGCCGGGTCGGATTGCGGAATCGCCAATGCGAACATGGGTCCATCTGGCGCAGAGATTGGCGGGGCGTTCGGTGGAGAGAAGGAGACCGGCGGCGGCCGCGAAAGCGGCAGCGACAGCTGGAAGGCCTATATGCGGCGGCAGACGAATGCCATCAACTACGGCCGGTCACTGCCCCTGGCGCAGGGTGTCCGCTTCGACCTCGACCTGTGACGTTTCGGGCAGGCGCCTTTACGCTCAGGTGTAAAGGCGCCTGCCTTCTCCGCTAAGCAGAACCGCGCGCGAACACCGAAGATCGCTCCATAATTGCGGCGCATTCGACTGCCGCAGATATAAGGAGGATATATATTATGGTGGGGAAGAAAGACCGGCTCCTTTTTTGTACCGCGGCGCTGGCGGTAGTGCTCGCGCCGGGGATGGCGAGTGCGCAGGACGCCGGAGACTCACCCCACGAGTCCGATATCATCGTCACCGCGCAGCGTCGCGAACAGAGCGTCATCGACGTGCCGCTGACCGTCAATGTCCTGTCGGCAGCGGACCTGACCAAACGCGGCGTCACGTCGTTGCAGGACATTGCCCAGAATGTTCCCGGCCTGGACGTGTTCTCGCAGGGAGGCGGCAAGCAACTGATCCAGATCCGCGGCATCAACAGCCTGAGGGGCACCTCCTCACTGGTCGGCATCTACCTTGACGAAACGCCGCTCACCGGCTCGCAGGACGGTTTCTACCCGGTCTATGCCGACGCCGGCGCACTGGATCTCGCCCGCGTCGAGGTGCTGAAGGGGCCTCAGGGCACTCTGTTCGGCGAGGGGGCAATGAGCGGTGTCATCCGTTACGTCACCAACGACCCAAGGCTCGACCGGATTGGCGGCAATATCGAATCCTCGATCTTTGCGACCGATGGCGGCAGCGCCTCCGGCCAGGTCAAAGCCGCACTTAACGTCCCGCTCTCCAGCACGCTGGCGGTGCGGTTTGCGGGGGAATATCAGAACAATGGCGGCTGGCTGGACAATGTCGGCACCGGGGCGAGGAACGTCAATTCCAACCGGATCTACGACGGCCGCGTCAAGCTGCTGTGGCAGCCCGACCCGCGGCTGCGCATCGTCGGCATGGTCGACGTCCGCCACAATGACGAGGATTCTCCCTCCTACGCCAATGTGCTCCCCTATGAAAAAGGGCTCTACCGTCACGCGATCGATCCCAACGGGCGGACGAGTGGGGTGTCGGAACTGAACCTCTACAGTCTGCGGGCGGAATATGACCTGGGTTTTGCCGAGCTGATGAGCAACACCGCTCACAGCAGGCGCTACAGCAACAGCAACCTCGACCAGATCTATTACGCAACCGACGATCCGGCTGCCCCGATCACGCTGGAGATCGCCAATACGCGCTATCTGAACAAGCAGTCGATCACCAGCCAGGAACTGCGCCTGACCTCCAAGGGCGACGGTCCGTTCAAATGGGTTGTGGGTGGCATCTACAAGGACGATGACCTGCTGCGCCACTTCCTCGACGGTGCCGAACTGCTCTATCCCCCGAGCACGACTGTCACCATCCTCCAGGAGCCGATCCGGACGACGTCGAAGTCCTGGGCGGTTTATGGCGACGCTTCCTATTCGCCGATCCGTCGCCTGGAGATCGGTGGCGGTCTGCGCTATTCTCACGACAGTCGCACCTTTACCGACGGCGACTTGCCGACCGCGTCCGGGACTTTCGCGCGTGTGACGTACCGCGCGTTCGTGAAGTACGATATCGCTCGCGATGCGAACCTTTATTTCAACGTCGGCAACGGCTTTCGCAGCGGCGGGTTCAACGCCGTGGTCAACCCAGCTTTTCCGCCCCCGCTGACCTATGCGCCGGAACGTTCGATGGCCTATGAGGCTGGCTTCAAGGCGAGCATATTCAACGGGAAACTGGGGGTGAACCTTGCCGCGTTCCAGCAATATTATCGCGGGCAGGTCTATGATCGCGTGGTGCTGACGCCGGTGTTCCTGCAATATACCGCCAATGGCGGCAATACGCGGATCAGGGGCGTGGAATGGCAGCTCACCGCCAACCCCGTGCGGGCGCTAAGGTTGTCGGCCAGCGGCACGGTCATGGGTTCGGTGTTCGTCGCTTCCACGCCCGAGGCCGAGGTGGATTTCCCGCCCGGCACCAGCCCGCTCGCGCTACCCAAATATTCGATCCAGTTCAGCGCCAACTACGCCTTTAACTGGGCCTCGTCCGTCCCCGGCTATTTCGACATCGACTTCAACCACAAGGACAAGCTGGTCGGCGGACAGGGGGTGACGCGTATCGTCACCGGGCCGCAATCCTTTCTGGGCGCGAGCCTGGGGGCGACGGTGGAAGGGCTGGATATCGCGATCTTCGCGCGCAACCTGCTGAACGAGCACTCGCCCTATTATCCGACGCTGGGTGGGATCGGCGCGGTACCCAGGCCCAGGCAGATCGGAATCCAGGTCGGGAAATCCTTCTAGCGGCTGAAAGGGTTGTGGATGTATTCGATAGACGTCGCCGCCTTTCTCCTGCTGATCGCCACCGGCGTGCTCGCCATCGCGGGCCGAAGACGATTTGCCGTGCTGGCGGCGGCGTTGGCCATCGCCGCCTCGCTCGCCGCCCTGGCAATGTATCATTGGCAGGCGACGCCGATGGCGGTGCTCGCGATCATCGCGGTGATTGGCCTGTGGTGGCGGCCCGGCGCCGGGCGCCGGTGGGTGCGCATCGCTGCCGGAACCATCTTCGCGCCTGCCATCGTAGCGACAGCGCTCCCCTATTATCTGTTTCCGCTATTTGTATTGCCCGTCCCTGACGGTCCCTATGGCGTCGGGACGACCCGGATCGAACTGACCGATCCTCGCCGTCATGGCGTCCTGGAAGACGGCCCGGCTCAGCCCCGCCGGATGATGGTGCAGCTCTGGTATCCGGCGTCGTCAAAGGATCAGGGTCCGTTCGCGGCCTATCTGCCGCGCGATACCGTTGTGGCGGACGCGGGGTCGATCGCTCGCAACGCTTTCCACCGCCCGTTCGAGTTGCTTCATCTGGCCGCGATCCGGACTCATGCGCGGCTCGACGCTGAGCCCGCGGCTGGGGCAGGGCGCGGCTACCCGTTGTTCGTCTTCAACCACGGCTACACGATGTATCCCGCGCAAAACACGCCGTTGTTCGAGCGGTTGGCGAGCCATGGCTATGTCGTCG
This window encodes:
- a CDS encoding aspartate aminotransferase family protein; translation: MSDALMGVYNRAQLEVERGEGVWLHARDGRTFLDCVAGIATNSLGHAHPRLVAALEKQARKLWHVSNIFRIPEQEELAARLVDATFADQVFFGNSGSEAIECSLKTARRYHAVNGAPERIDVIGFAGSFHGRTYAAVNASGNAAYLDGFGPRLPGYVQLTIDDRKAIEEAVRRPTAAAVIVEPVQGEGGARALDGEWLLWLRRLCSANGVLLIFDEVQSGMGRTGRLFAHQWFDGAAPDIMAVAKALGGGFPIGACLATAEAAKGMTAGTHGSTFGGNPLAMAVGIAAFDEIAREETLANARDVSDRLLNGLRDLVARFPDVAVDVRGKGLLIGVKMLPNNRDMMALARDHGLLVAGGGDNCIRLLPPLIITTEEANEVLHRIEATFAAARSRFAAAA
- the astD gene encoding succinylglutamate-semialdehyde dehydrogenase, with translation MTMRSIDPSCGEIVWEGAATRPVECRAAVARARAAFPGWACTPLEERIVIARRFADLLREEAEDLATLISRETGKLLWDSRGEVAAMIGKVEISIAAQAERAGSCETVMPFGRSVLRHRPHGVMVVLGPYNFPGHLPNGHIVPALLAGNCVVFKPSEETPATGERMAGLWQRAGLPRDVLQVVQGDRESGGALIDADIDGLLFTGSAETGRYFRRALVDRPSVILALELGGNNPLIAWDGDAETVANLVIQSAFITTGQRCSCVRRLMVPQGRQGEAIVDAVQALAARLPVSAWNDGVDAFMGPLISARAAAAARTACDGLSARGAKMLLPAGTVEGRNSAFIAAGLFDATGVELPDAEIFAPVLQATRVVDFSEAIARANATSFGLSAGLISADPALWDRFSTEIRAGVVNWNRPTTGAASTRPFGGLGESGNHRPSAFYAADYCAYPMASFEAGVIEAQPISGL
- a CDS encoding LysR substrate-binding domain-containing protein; protein product: MNESRRSLPPMAALNSFVAAARYGSFSRAAEHIGLTQSAVSRQIALLEEWLQTSLFDRHGRRITLNAAGRAYADEVRPALDRIRLATDQFANGAGRTLLIATLPSFGMRWLAPRLPGLSARHPEMTVNFAARSFPFDLKEEGFDGAIHFGQPDWPDASHLHLFGERAVVVCGADWLARNPIESPRDLIDKPLLFQASRLNAWNRWFTARGIADPPKLEGQRFEHFLMLAQAVAAGAGVALIPEFLISPELANGSLVMPFEQPLLTDDAYYLVRRLNWRDNGAMVDFSAWMDEQVDAVVKSDIL
- a CDS encoding arginine N-succinyltransferase — its product is MLFVRPAGPADIDALMELAFLSGRGFTSLPEHRPTLAQRLALSERSFAGAVLPEEAWYVLMLEDSDTGRIEGVAGVRGGVGIQRPHFSFRVMTLAQYSSATQTRFDHQALVLVNESGGCSEVGSLFLRPGKRQSGAGSLLARSRYMLIATARNRFADTIMAELRGWFDENDASPFWEGIARKFFRLPFEEADRMITLTDGQFILDLAPRHPIYLELVDASAREAIGAVHRQGEAALRMLEREGFSRSGLVDIFDGGPTVTCARDDIVTIRDGARLTGRIGAVASGTQMLVASPDLAGFRAIRTLAEQRCDELLLSEEDARLLGLRDGDPLYASK
- a CDS encoding TonB-dependent receptor, yielding MVGKKDRLLFCTAALAVVLAPGMASAQDAGDSPHESDIIVTAQRREQSVIDVPLTVNVLSAADLTKRGVTSLQDIAQNVPGLDVFSQGGGKQLIQIRGINSLRGTSSLVGIYLDETPLTGSQDGFYPVYADAGALDLARVEVLKGPQGTLFGEGAMSGVIRYVTNDPRLDRIGGNIESSIFATDGGSASGQVKAALNVPLSSTLAVRFAGEYQNNGGWLDNVGTGARNVNSNRIYDGRVKLLWQPDPRLRIVGMVDVRHNDEDSPSYANVLPYEKGLYRHAIDPNGRTSGVSELNLYSLRAEYDLGFAELMSNTAHSRRYSNSNLDQIYYATDDPAAPITLEIANTRYLNKQSITSQELRLTSKGDGPFKWVVGGIYKDDDLLRHFLDGAELLYPPSTTVTILQEPIRTTSKSWAVYGDASYSPIRRLEIGGGLRYSHDSRTFTDGDLPTASGTFARVTYRAFVKYDIARDANLYFNVGNGFRSGGFNAVVNPAFPPPLTYAPERSMAYEAGFKASIFNGKLGVNLAAFQQYYRGQVYDRVVLTPVFLQYTANGGNTRIRGVEWQLTANPVRALRLSASGTVMGSVFVASTPEAEVDFPPGTSPLALPKYSIQFSANYAFNWASSVPGYFDIDFNHKDKLVGGQGVTRIVTGPQSFLGASLGATVEGLDIAIFARNLLNEHSPYYPTLGGIGAVPRPRQIGIQVGKSF
- a CDS encoding aldehyde dehydrogenase family protein, producing MTGYLRDRTREILGDLGVKAALLEGGSLIVTSPITGEALAELTVNAVDDCDAAVARAVVAFRRWRLVPAPRRGEFVRQLGEALRTHKESLGWLVTVEAGKVLSEGLGEVQEMIDICDFAVGLSRQLYGLTMPSERADHRLAEQWHPIGPVGVISAFNFPVAVWSWNAALALVCGNSVVWKPSEKTPLTALAVQVLFERVATGFGEDAAEDLLQLLIGGRELGERLAGDPGMPVLSATGSTRMGGEVGRTVAARFGRAILELGGNNASIVTPSADLDLALRAVAFSAMGTAGQRCTTLRRLIVHHEIADDFVARLLRVYGAVAVGDPLAGDTLVGPLIDRAAFEAMQAALDAARAAGARVHFGERLPMGENEAFYARPALVEADRQEGPMLHETFAPILYVVRYSTLDEAIAFQNDVPQGLSSSIFSTDMREVEIFMSAAGSDCGIANANMGPSGAEIGGAFGGEKETGGGRESGSDSWKAYMRRQTNAINYGRSLPLAQGVRFDLDL
- a CDS encoding DUF1338 family protein produces the protein MMNRYEDVVSELVGAMLSEDRARSAQDILEPMAAATPGSTAGSWVDATDFAIALNTLLFADLLARAPTGAAYVEEVSRTGRRVCFDHGALRTIRLPHGDTGALPPGELAFRRILEPLGYEEAAIYPLPKLRMTGRAYRHRAHPETIPQFFVSELDVDQFDAGFIAAARRVFGSSRDPIDSDTAAALARLGHGEVLERHVALRALRRVLGAFARQHDRPMLTDYEILRRSSAEAAWIATEGNAFNHATDRVADVVALAETQRALGRPIKDGVEFSATGRVRQTAFRADPVERSFGMPSGPDHILSVPGSFYEFITRDVDPATGALDLSFDSSNATGIFGMTRAA
- a CDS encoding FAD-binding oxidoreductase, whose amino-acid sequence is MTDADALLLSALAGIVGEAQVLTEPSDLVAYRIDGRGGGGGEPIAVVRPDDADQVSALVRLAASAGIRLVVAGGRTGLTGAALPPEQGRCLVVSLERLARHIEIDPMNRTATIDAGVRLSVLNAAAAEHGLNFPIDLGADPVIGGMIANNTGGARLLRYGDVRANLLSVEVVRADSGGTRIALGAPLRKNNTGLDLKQLLVGGGGSTGVVTRATVALHPVPVTRLTALLALEDPHATLPLLIALERDFGALLSAFEGMSEAALRAAAAHVPGLHLPFGRVPPYAVLVELSAGAAFDEDMLEERLASALEPFMTGEGASVWDAAIDRRGRLWAVRHAIPEGLRARGIVVACDIALRRGDVMAFRDRMAGLLARHAPGLLPHDFGHVGDGGLHYNLVWPRESGTPDPAMFEKARTLIFDTAVEAFGGSFSAEHGIGPRNIAYYPRYVPGAVRRLAGDVQRIMAPVSIGRVDFGTTGEDAK